Proteins from a single region of Pseudomonas sp. BSw22131:
- the egtB gene encoding ergothioneine biosynthesis protein EgtB, whose amino-acid sequence MTRQSRQLRDAPASLELCKRYQGVRSRTEGLVAPLSPEDMVVQSMPDASPAKWHIAHTTWFFETFLLMPNLAGYTQFDPTFNYLFNSYYEAVGPRQPRPQRGLMTRPAVDHVLAYRKHVDQHMETLLTDGVSQALTSLIELGLAHEEQHQELLLMDILHLFSVSSLKPAYDPQWPADLPGRRGQFKPLAGGLTEIGHGSETFAFDNEGPRHSTYLQPFEISDRLVTNGEWMSFIADGGYHTAALWLSEGWSLIQENGWNSPLYWQHDDSGWTRMSLRGLEAIDLAAPVTHISYYEAAAYANWAGARLPTEAEWEAAARAGLLEQVDDVAWQWTHSAYSAYPGFQPSVGAVGEYNGKFMINQMVLRGGASVTSPQHCRVTYRNFFHADKRWVVSGLRLARDSRQPGVVNPNDSEFARDVIAGLTAKDKNLSPKYFYDAAGSDLFEAICETAEYYPTRAETGLLKNTAAQIAASIPEGAALVEFGSGASEKTRLVLDAAPHIAVYVPIDISATALNKAAVALRQRYPGLVVAPQVDDFTRVLTLPKEADGHTRVGFFPGSTIGNFTHEQAVEFLHSAHDVLGAKAHFIVGVDLVKEPATLVAAYDDAEGVTARFNKNLLTRINRELNANFNVDAFEHLARWNAEQECMEMHLVSQVEQVVKVAGHSFHFAEGECLHTENSHKFTVESFTALAARGGWSVSEHWISEDPQVALFSLQA is encoded by the coding sequence ATGACGCGCCAATCCCGCCAGCTACGCGATGCACCCGCCAGTCTTGAACTCTGCAAACGCTATCAAGGCGTGCGCAGCCGGACTGAAGGTCTTGTCGCGCCGCTCAGCCCCGAAGACATGGTCGTACAGTCGATGCCCGACGCCAGCCCGGCGAAATGGCACATTGCACACACCACCTGGTTCTTTGAAACCTTCCTGCTTATGCCCAATCTGGCTGGCTATACGCAGTTCGACCCGACGTTCAACTACCTTTTCAACTCCTACTATGAAGCGGTCGGTCCACGTCAGCCTCGTCCGCAACGAGGTCTGATGACACGCCCGGCAGTTGACCATGTGCTGGCGTACCGCAAACACGTGGACCAGCACATGGAAACATTGCTGACGGACGGCGTGTCGCAAGCGCTCACCAGCTTGATTGAGCTGGGTCTGGCGCATGAGGAGCAGCATCAGGAACTGTTGTTGATGGACATCCTGCATCTGTTCAGCGTGTCGTCGTTGAAGCCTGCTTATGATCCGCAATGGCCGGCTGATTTGCCTGGCCGCCGCGGCCAGTTCAAACCGCTGGCGGGTGGACTGACCGAGATCGGTCATGGCAGCGAAACCTTTGCTTTCGACAACGAAGGGCCGCGCCACAGCACCTACCTGCAGCCTTTCGAGATCAGTGATCGACTGGTCACCAATGGCGAATGGATGAGCTTCATCGCCGATGGCGGCTATCACACGGCAGCACTGTGGCTGTCCGAAGGCTGGTCGCTGATTCAGGAAAACGGCTGGAACTCGCCCCTTTACTGGCAGCACGACGACAGCGGCTGGACGCGCATGAGCCTGCGCGGACTGGAGGCTATTGACCTGGCGGCACCCGTCACGCACATCAGCTATTACGAAGCCGCCGCCTACGCCAACTGGGCTGGCGCCCGGTTGCCCACTGAAGCGGAGTGGGAAGCCGCCGCACGCGCAGGTCTGCTTGAGCAAGTGGATGACGTAGCGTGGCAATGGACCCACAGCGCGTACAGCGCTTATCCCGGTTTTCAGCCATCGGTGGGAGCGGTTGGTGAATACAACGGCAAGTTCATGATCAACCAGATGGTGTTGCGCGGCGGCGCCAGCGTCACCTCGCCCCAACACTGTCGTGTGACTTACCGCAACTTTTTCCATGCCGACAAGCGCTGGGTGGTATCGGGGTTGCGTCTGGCCCGTGACAGCCGTCAGCCGGGGGTCGTCAATCCCAATGACAGTGAATTCGCACGGGATGTGATCGCGGGCCTTACAGCCAAAGACAAAAATCTTTCGCCCAAGTATTTCTACGACGCAGCCGGGTCTGACCTGTTCGAGGCGATCTGCGAAACCGCTGAGTACTACCCGACGCGCGCTGAAACCGGATTACTGAAAAACACCGCTGCGCAGATTGCAGCCTCGATCCCCGAGGGGGCCGCGCTGGTGGAATTTGGCAGCGGCGCCAGCGAGAAGACCCGACTGGTATTGGACGCCGCGCCGCACATTGCGGTGTACGTCCCCATCGATATCAGTGCGACGGCATTAAACAAAGCGGCGGTGGCATTGCGTCAGCGTTACCCCGGACTGGTTGTCGCGCCGCAAGTGGACGACTTCACCCGCGTGCTGACGCTGCCCAAAGAGGCGGACGGCCATACCCGTGTCGGTTTCTTCCCAGGGTCGACCATCGGCAATTTCACTCACGAGCAGGCCGTTGAGTTTCTGCACTCCGCGCACGATGTGTTGGGCGCGAAGGCGCACTTTATTGTCGGCGTCGACTTGGTAAAAGAGCCCGCCACGCTGGTGGCAGCCTATGACGATGCCGAAGGCGTGACCGCGCGCTTCAACAAAAACCTGCTGACACGCATCAACCGCGAGTTGAACGCAAACTTCAACGTCGACGCGTTCGAGCACTTGGCGCGATGGAATGCCGAGCAGGAGTGCATGGAAATGCACTTGGTGAGCCAGGTTGAACAGGTGGTCAAGGTTGCCGGGCACAGCTTTCACTTCGCCGAGGGTGAATGCCTGCACACCGAGAACTCCCACAAGTTCACGGTCGAGTCATTCACCGCCCTCGCCGCCCGCGGCGGGTGGAGCGTCAGCGAGCACTGGATCAGCGAAGACCCGCAGGTCGCGTTGTTCAGCTTGCAGGCGTAA
- a CDS encoding enoyl-CoA hydratase/isomerase family protein — translation MTAQVASAQPVIQQSTTCHTVLAEVRNHIGHLTLNRPHALNVIDLAMVRHLREQLDAWASDDDVYAVVLRGAGEKAFCAGGDIRALYDSFNNQQTLHQDFFAEEYALALALHHYRKPVLALMDGLVLGGGMGLAQAVDLRVVTEHSRLAMPEVAIGYFPDVGGSYFLPRLPGELGIYLGVTGVQIQAADALYCGLADWYVQRQNLALLDKQLDTMAWHANPLKDLQGQLAKLGSQHLPDPPLATLRPAIDHFFALPDIPSIIEQLRAVTVADSHRWAMSTADLMQTHSPLAMAVTLELLRRGRRLPLLACFELELHLDRQWFERGNLIEGVRALIIDKDKKPHWNPAHVDAVDALHVATFFSGHEA, via the coding sequence ATGACGGCACAGGTAGCATCGGCCCAACCTGTAATTCAGCAGTCCACCACCTGCCACACCGTACTGGCCGAAGTACGCAACCACATCGGGCACCTCACCCTTAACCGACCGCACGCTCTGAACGTGATTGATCTGGCCATGGTCAGGCATCTGCGCGAGCAGCTTGATGCGTGGGCCAGCGACGACGACGTGTACGCGGTGGTATTGCGAGGCGCAGGGGAAAAGGCGTTCTGCGCAGGCGGTGATATCCGGGCGCTTTACGACAGCTTCAACAACCAGCAAACGCTGCATCAGGACTTCTTCGCCGAGGAGTACGCCCTGGCCCTCGCCCTGCACCACTACCGCAAACCCGTGCTGGCCTTGATGGATGGACTGGTGCTCGGTGGCGGTATGGGTCTGGCCCAGGCCGTTGATCTGCGGGTGGTGACCGAACATAGCCGGCTGGCGATGCCCGAGGTCGCCATCGGCTATTTCCCTGATGTCGGCGGCAGTTACTTTCTGCCGCGACTGCCCGGCGAGCTGGGTATTTACCTGGGCGTGACAGGGGTGCAGATTCAGGCGGCAGACGCGCTGTATTGCGGCCTGGCGGACTGGTACGTGCAACGCCAGAACCTTGCTTTGCTCGACAAGCAGCTGGACACCATGGCCTGGCACGCCAACCCTTTGAAAGACCTGCAAGGGCAACTCGCAAAGCTGGGCAGTCAGCATCTTCCCGACCCTCCCCTTGCAACCCTGCGCCCTGCCATCGACCACTTCTTCGCCTTGCCGGACATCCCGAGCATCATCGAACAACTGCGCGCCGTCACGGTTGCCGACAGCCACCGATGGGCGATGTCCACCGCTGACCTGATGCAAACACACTCACCGCTGGCCATGGCCGTCACGCTGGAGCTACTGCGACGCGGCCGACGCCTTCCCCTGCTGGCCTGTTTCGAGCTGGAGCTGCATCTGGATCGCCAGTGGTTCGAACGCGGCAACCTGATCGAAGGCGTGCGCGCATTGATCATCGACAAAGACAAGAAACCGCACTGGAATCCCGCCCACGTAGACGCGGTAGATGCGCTGCACGTGGCCACTTTCTTCAGCGGTCATGAGGCCTGA
- a CDS encoding acyl-CoA dehydrogenase family protein: protein MNDLELNEEHVMIRDMARDFAKNEIAPHAQAWEKAGWIDDGVVTKLGELGLLGMIVPEQWGGTYIDYVAYALAVEEISAGDAALGTLMSVHSSVGCGPVLNYGSDAQKQQWLARLASGQAIGCFCLTEPQAGSEAHNLRTRAELQGDEWVINGAKQFVSNGKRAQLAIVFAVTDPELGKKGISAFLVPTDNAGYVVDRMEHKMGIRASDTCAVTLNNCRIPADNLLGERGKGLSIALSNLEGGRIGIAAQALGIARAAFEAALGYARERVQFDKPIIEHQSVSNMLADMHTRISATRLLTLHAARLRTAGKPCLSEASQAKLFASEMAEWVCSKAVQIHGGYGYLEDYPVERYYRDARITQIYEGSSEIQRLLIARELRHYSL, encoded by the coding sequence ATGAACGACCTGGAACTCAACGAAGAACACGTCATGATCCGTGACATGGCGCGCGACTTTGCCAAAAACGAAATCGCCCCTCATGCGCAAGCCTGGGAAAAAGCCGGCTGGATCGACGATGGTGTGGTGACCAAGCTGGGCGAGCTTGGCTTGCTGGGCATGATCGTTCCCGAACAATGGGGCGGCACTTATATCGATTACGTGGCCTACGCGCTCGCGGTCGAAGAAATTTCCGCTGGCGATGCCGCGCTCGGCACATTGATGAGCGTGCACAGTTCCGTCGGCTGCGGTCCCGTGCTCAACTACGGCAGTGACGCGCAAAAACAGCAATGGCTGGCCAGACTGGCAAGCGGACAGGCCATCGGCTGCTTCTGCCTGACCGAACCGCAAGCCGGCTCCGAGGCGCATAACTTGCGCACCCGTGCCGAGTTGCAGGGTGACGAATGGGTGATCAATGGGGCCAAGCAGTTCGTCAGCAACGGCAAGCGCGCGCAACTGGCGATTGTCTTTGCAGTGACGGACCCGGAGTTGGGCAAAAAAGGCATTTCAGCCTTCCTCGTGCCGACCGATAACGCCGGTTACGTCGTTGATCGCATGGAGCACAAGATGGGCATCCGTGCCTCGGACACGTGCGCAGTGACCCTGAATAATTGCCGGATACCCGCCGACAATCTGCTCGGCGAACGCGGTAAGGGCTTGTCTATCGCCCTTTCCAACCTGGAAGGCGGACGCATTGGCATTGCCGCGCAGGCATTGGGCATCGCCCGCGCTGCGTTTGAAGCGGCGTTGGGTTACGCCCGCGAACGGGTGCAGTTCGACAAGCCGATCATTGAGCACCAGAGCGTCTCCAACATGCTGGCCGACATGCACACGCGCATCAGTGCCACGCGCCTGTTGACCCTGCACGCCGCCCGTTTGCGCACGGCGGGCAAACCCTGCCTGTCCGAGGCTTCACAGGCCAAACTGTTCGCCTCGGAAATGGCCGAATGGGTGTGCTCCAAAGCGGTACAGATTCATGGCGGCTACGGCTATCTGGAGGATTACCCGGTGGAGCGTTATTACCGGGACGCACGGATCACGCAGATTTACGAAGGCTCCAGCGAAATCCAGCGCCTGCTGATCGCCCGCGAACTGCGGCACTACAGCCTCTGA